From the Labrus mixtus chromosome 17, fLabMix1.1, whole genome shotgun sequence genome, one window contains:
- the mrps2 gene encoding 28S ribosomal protein S2, mitochondrial yields MAARALAKGLCGLRPSRAVTIGYSCGGSQYATAASVKSQQPQIDDLTEKIINQTLEKPDYFRVSELISLKELFDARVHLGHKKGCRHRLMEPYLYGCRFDQDIIDLDQTVEHLERALNFTAHVAYRGGIILFVSRRRQFGHLVESTAKDCGEYAHTRYWQGGLLTNAPVQYGPGVRLPDLIVFLSTLNNVFQQHMGIRDAAKMNIPTVGVVDSNCNPSLVTYPVPGNDDTPAAMELYCRLFKMTINRAKDKRKQMELLQGLSAPPTKSS; encoded by the exons ATGGCAGCTCGGGCTCTGGCGAAAG GTCTTTGTGGGCTGCGGCCCTCTCGGGCTGTTACAATAGGATACTCCTGTGGTGGAAGTCAATATGCCACTGCAGCGTCGGTAAAATCCCAACAACCCCAAATCGACGACCTAACAG aaaagatCATAAATCAGACACTTGAGAAGCCGGACTACTTCCGTGTGTCAGAGCTCATCTCGTTGAAGGAACTGTTTGACGCCCGAGTTCATCTGGGACATAAAAAAGGCTGCAGACACAg GCTCATGGAGCCTTACCTGTATGGCTGCCGCTTTGACCAAGATATCATTGATCTCGACCAGACTGTGGAGCACCTTGAGCGAGCCCTGAACTTCACAGCACATGTGGCGTATCGTGGTGGTATCATCCTGTTTGTCAGCCGCAGGCGTCAGTTCGGCCACCTGGTGGAGAGCACCGCTAAGGACTGTGGGGAGTACGCACACACTCGGTACTGGCAAGGTGGCCTTCTCACCAATGCCCCCGTCCAGTACGGCCCAGGAGTCCGCTTACCGGACCTCATCGTCTTCCTCTCCACCCTCAACAATGTGTTCCAGCAGCACATGGGCATCAGAGATGCAGCAAAGATGAACATTCCCACAGTGGGTGTGGTGGACTCGAACTGCAACCCCAGCCTGGTGACATACCCGGTGCCTGGGAATGATGACACTCCGGCCGCCATGGAGCTGTACTGTCGCTTATTCAAGATGACTATCAACCGCGCCAAGGACAAAAGGAAGCAAATGGAGCTACTGCAAGGCCTTTCTGCACCCCCCACGAAAAGCTCATGA